The genomic DNA ATAATATGATTCAGGGACGGTCCAGCTATACCTTAGAGAAAATGGATCAGACCGTCAGCTTTGCAGAGGGCAATACTACCGTTGTTTTATACGGGAAAAATCTGCTTAGATGCAGTCAGGATGGCCTGCAGGCACTCAGTGAAACCGGTCAGGTGGTCTGGGATATTCCGTTTACGATGTCTTCTCCGTATATGCTGGAAGCAGGCGATTATATTTCGGTAGCAGACCGGCTTGGCACGTCGGTGCTTTTAATCCGGGACGGCGTTGTGGAAACGCAGATTACTACCGAGAAAAAGGTACTGATGCAATGTGTAAACGAGGAGGGCTCCAGTGCCGTTGTGCTTGATGGAGGCGATGGGCATAGCGTAAACCTGTATTCCAATACAGGTGAAATGCTGATGCAGCGGTATACCTATGCTAATGCGGACGGGATTCCGATTGCGATTGCTCTGAGTGCGGACAATGCCAGAATGGCAACGGCCTACGTGCATTATACAGGCACAAAGCTGCAGAGCATTATCACCGTATTTGATCTAACAGAAAATGGTTCAGCACTGGTAGACCGCATTTTGGGGAGTGTTTCTCTTGAGGGCTGTCTGGTTTCTGATCTGCGCTTTGACGGAAGCGATTGTTTCTTCGCAGGCAGCGACCGGGTGGGCGTATTATCAACGAGTGGTGCCTGTGAGGTGCTGTGGGAGAAAAAGCTGGATTATCAAATCGCTTCCTTGGTGATGATGGATTCCTATTTTGCTGTTCGCTTAGGAGAGGGGCTGGCTGGTGCGACAGGACCGGCAGAAAACAATATTGTGATCTATAGCTATCGGGGAGCGGTCCTGCATGAAGAAAATATTGCCGATGCGGACTATCTGGATGCATGGGGAGATACGCTGATTTGCGGAGCGGGCAGAACCTATTATGGAATGTCGGCAAAGGGATCTCCAAAGTGGCAGGTTGATTTATTGGAAGAATATAATCGCCTAGTTGCTTTTGAAAGCGGAAATACAGTTGCGGGGCTGCGAAATGGTCAGATTTGTTATTATCGGGTGGCCATAAAAAATGCAATGGAGGGTGAGAATGATTAAATTACTTCCTTTTATAATGGACGCAGTCGTGATTTTTATATTTGTGTTCTATCTGGCGCGCGGCTGGCACAGAGGTCTGGCACGTACCGTCGTAACGATGTTTAGCTGGCTGCTTGCAATCCTTTTGGCGTGGCAGTTATATGAATATGTAGCTGATTTTTTGCGCGCAGTTGGCGTGCAGGCGAAGCTGGCCAGCAGTTTTGGAGCGGGGCTTCAGGCGCCCGCACAGCCAGGAATGGCAGAGGCTAGCGGATTTATCGAAAGTATGGCGCTTCCCGAAGCATTAAAGAGCAGCTTGCTGGGCAATAATAATTATGAAGCCTATGCGGCGCTCGGCGTGAACTCGTTTAAAGATTATATTGGTGTGTTTTTAGCAAACATGGTTGTGAATGCGATAGCAGTGCTATTGGTATTTGTGGTTGCCCTGCTGCTTCTGCGGATCGTTGCCAGAGGACTGGGGGCTGTTAATAAGATTCCGCTTATTGGCCTGGCAAATCGGATTCTGGGGCTGGCGGCTGGCGGCATTATCGGTGCCTGTGTGATTGCGCTGAGTATGTTTATATTAACAATGTTTGCCACAGGGCAAAATGTGTTTACAACACTGGTTGTTGCCATTGAAAAAAGCTCCGTAGCCTCTTGGTTTTATCATAGCAATCACCTGATCGATTGGATCATGGAAATTTTCGGGTAAAATTGAGAAAAGATAGTTGACAAAGAATAGGGAAGTCGATATAATAAACAAAGCACTCGTGGTGAGGAGCCAACGAAGTAAGCCATGGAGAAGTACTCAAGTGGCCGAAGAGGCGCCCCTGCTAAGGGCGT from Lachnospiraceae bacterium includes the following:
- a CDS encoding CvpA family protein, whose amino-acid sequence is MIKLLPFIMDAVVIFIFVFYLARGWHRGLARTVVTMFSWLLAILLAWQLYEYVADFLRAVGVQAKLASSFGAGLQAPAQPGMAEASGFIESMALPEALKSSLLGNNNYEAYAALGVNSFKDYIGVFLANMVVNAIAVLLVFVVALLLLRIVARGLGAVNKIPLIGLANRILGLAAGGIIGACVIALSMFILTMFATGQNVFTTLVVAIEKSSVASWFYHSNHLIDWIMEIFG